Proteins from one Gemmatimonadota bacterium genomic window:
- the rpmF gene encoding 50S ribosomal protein L32, with product MAVPKKRTSKQRKRKRRTHYKAEAVTVHNCPNCGDAKVPHRVCPSCGHYRGELVLEVEID from the coding sequence ATGGCGGTTCCAAAAAAGCGGACCTCGAAACAGCGCAAGCGGAAGCGTCGCACGCACTACAAAGCCGAGGCTGTGACGGTCCACAATTGCCCGAACTGTGGTGACGCCAAGGTCCCGCATCGGGTGTGCCCCAGCTGTGGACATTATCGGGGGGAGCTGGTTCTCGAAGTCGAGATCGACTAG
- the ndk gene encoding nucleoside-diphosphate kinase has protein sequence MSRTLAIIKPDAVDAGKAGKILAHLENAGFSVTSLKLTVLGRAQARAFYAVHEGRPFYDELVEFMTSGPVIPMVLEADDAVAKLREEIGATDPAEAAEGTVRKLFAESKGKNAIHASDSDENAANEIAFFFSGHERLGVW, from the coding sequence ATGAGTCGAACTCTGGCGATCATCAAACCAGATGCCGTCGATGCCGGGAAGGCCGGGAAGATTCTCGCGCACCTGGAGAACGCGGGCTTTTCGGTGACGTCCTTGAAGCTCACAGTCCTCGGCCGGGCCCAGGCACGTGCGTTCTATGCGGTGCACGAGGGGCGACCATTCTATGATGAATTGGTCGAGTTCATGACCTCGGGCCCCGTGATTCCGATGGTGCTCGAGGCGGACGACGCGGTGGCCAAGCTACGCGAAGAGATCGGCGCCACCGACCCGGCCGAAGCCGCGGAGGGCACGGTGCGCAAGCTCTTCGCCGAGTCGAAGGGCAAGAACGCCATCCACGCCTCTGACTCCGACGAGAACGCCGCCAACGAGATCGCTTTCTTCTTCTCCGGACACGAGCGACTAGGGGTCTGGTAG
- a CDS encoding CBS domain-containing protein — protein MEDEPLLVEDALKPGQYRVYADTPLAEVVDLMVRRELRAVPVVGERYEVLGIITSGDALDRVLNERSGAPDREELLARDVMTRAVLCVSEDQLLDEAANTMVNRDVEQLPVVRDGEFIGFVTRDTILRAFHDGVTRANSEEESDS, from the coding sequence ATGGAAGACGAACCATTGCTGGTCGAAGACGCTCTGAAGCCAGGGCAATACCGGGTCTATGCGGATACTCCGCTCGCTGAAGTCGTGGACTTGATGGTCCGACGCGAACTGCGCGCGGTGCCCGTCGTCGGTGAACGGTACGAGGTGTTGGGAATCATCACCTCGGGCGACGCGCTGGACCGCGTGCTGAACGAGCGCTCAGGTGCGCCCGACCGGGAGGAGTTGCTTGCCAGGGATGTGATGACGCGAGCGGTGCTTTGCGTGTCTGAGGACCAGCTGCTGGACGAGGCAGCCAATACGATGGTGAACCGGGACGTCGAGCAGCTCCCGGTAGTGCGCGACGGAGAGTTTATCGGATTTGTCACACGCGACACGATTCTGCGCGCTTTCCACGACGGTGTCACTCGGGCGAACAGCGAAGAAGAAAGCGACTCATGA
- a CDS encoding DUF177 domain-containing protein, with the protein MLVEARLPADAPLWDESGIEWAGPVDVRLKASHAGTGEVVVRGVIEGALAQTCRRCLEPVTGSLEHAVTLVFVSSDAPGFEDDDGTHVFDPGGEFDVSNAVREELMLAVDKYVVCDPDCRGLCPTCGVNRNTDSCTCTVEEADPRWEALRALKNK; encoded by the coding sequence GTGCTGGTCGAGGCTCGACTTCCTGCCGATGCACCACTGTGGGATGAGAGTGGCATCGAGTGGGCTGGCCCGGTCGATGTACGGCTCAAGGCTTCGCACGCGGGCACCGGAGAGGTCGTGGTGCGAGGTGTCATCGAGGGAGCGTTGGCACAGACGTGCAGGCGCTGCCTCGAGCCCGTGACGGGTAGTCTCGAACACGCTGTCACATTGGTTTTTGTATCCTCGGACGCTCCGGGGTTCGAAGACGACGACGGCACTCACGTGTTCGATCCGGGCGGTGAGTTTGATGTGAGCAACGCGGTGCGCGAGGAGCTGATGCTCGCGGTCGATAAATACGTCGTTTGTGATCCCGATTGCCGAGGTCTCTGTCCGACGTGCGGCGTGAATCGGAACACCGATTCGTGCACGTGCACGGTGGAGGAGGCCGACCCCAGGTGGGAGGCACTCAGGGCGCTCAAGAACAAGTGA